A single Suricata suricatta isolate VVHF042 chromosome 2, meerkat_22Aug2017_6uvM2_HiC, whole genome shotgun sequence DNA region contains:
- the CSTF2T gene encoding cleavage stimulation factor subunit 2 tau variant: protein MSSLAVRDPAMDRSLRSVFVGNIPYEATEEQLKDIFSEVGSVVSFRLVYDRETGKPKGYGFCEYQDQETALSAMRNLNGREFSGRALRVDNAASEKNKEELKSLGPAAPIIDSPYGDPIDPEDAPESITRAVASLPPEQMFELMKQMKLCVQNSHQEARNMLLQNPQLAYALLQAQVVMRIMDPEIALKILHRKIHVTPLIPGKSQPVSGPGPGPGPGPGPGLCPGPSVLLNQQNPPAPQPQHMARRPVKDIPPLMQTPIQGAIPAPGPLPAAVPGPGPGSLTPGGGMQPQVGMPGVGPVPLERGQVQMSDPRAPLPRGPMSAGGLPPRGLLGDAPNDPRGGTLLSVTGEVEPRGYLGPPHQGPPMHHGSGHDGRGPSSHEMRGGPLADPRLLIGEPRGPMIDQRGLPMDGRGGRDSRGMEPRAMETEVLETRVMERRGMETCAMETRGMEARGMDGRGMEIRGPGPSSRGPMTGGIQGPGPINVGAGGPQGPRQVAGIAGVGNPGAGMQGTGIQGTGMQGAGIQGTGMQGAGIQGTGIQGAGMQGVGMQGAGKQGGGGQPSSFSPGQSQVTPQDQEKAALIMQVLQLTADQIAMLPPEQRQSILILKEQIQKSTGAS from the coding sequence ATGTCGAGTTTGGCGGTGAGAGATCCGGCGATGGATCGGTCCCTGCGTTCCGTGTTCGTGGGGAACATTCCGTATGAGGCCACCGAGGAGCAGCTGAAGGACATTTTCTCGGAGGTCGGTTCTGTGGTCAGTTTCCGGCTGGTGTACGACCGGGAGACGGGCAAGCCCAAGGGCTATGGCTTCTGCGAGTACCAGGACCAGGAGACGGCGCTGAGCGCCATGCGCAACCTCAACGGGCGCGAGTTTAGCGGCCGGGCGCTGAGGGTGGACAACGCGGCCAGCGAGAAGAACAAGGAGGAGCTCAAGAGCCTGGGGCCCGCGGCGCCCATCATCGATTCGCCCTACGGCGACCCCATCGACCCGGAAGACGCCCCCGAGTCTATCACCAGGGCGGTCGCCAGCCTGCCCCCCGAGCAGATGTTCGAGCTCATGAAGCAGATGAAGCTGTGCGTGCAGAACAGCCACCAGGAAGCGCGAAATATGCTACTGCAGAACCCCCAGCTGGCCTATGCGCTGCTGCAGGCCCAGGTGGTGATGAGAATCATGGACCCGGAGATCGCTCTGAAAATCCTGCACCGCAAGATCCATGTCACCCCGCTCATCCCGGGCAAATCTCAGCCCGTGTCCGGCCCTGGTcctggccccggccccggccccggcccagGGCTGTGCCCGGGACCCAGTGTCCTGCTGAACCAGCAGAACCCGCCAGCCCCTCAGCCTCAGCATATGGCCAGACGGCCAGTGAAGGACATTCCTCCTCTGATGCAGACCCCTATCCAGGGCGCGATCCCGGCCCCGGGGCCACTGCCAGCCGCGGTTCCTGGACCGGGGCCTGGCTCCCTAACTCCCGGTGGAGGAATGCAGCCCCAGGTGGGAATGCCAGGCGTTGGTCCAGTGCCTTTAGAGCGGGGACAGGTGCAGATGTCGGATCCCCGAGCGCCTCTACCTCGTGGACCCATGTCTGCCGGTGGCCTGCCTCCTCGAGGGCTATTGGGAGATGCTCCAAACGACCCCCGCGGAGGGACTTTGCTTTCAGTCACGGGGGAGGTAGAGCCCAGAGGCTATCTTGGCCCACCTCATCAGGGCCCCCCCATGCACCATGGGTCCGGTCACGATGGCCGTGGCCCTTCCTCCCATGAGATGAGGGGAGGACCATTAGCAGATCCCAGACTGCTAATTGGAGAGCCTCGTGGACCCATGATAGATCAAAGGGGTCTCCCGATGGATGGTAGAGGCGGTAGAGATTCTCGAGGGATGGAGCCTCGAGCCATGGAGACTGAGGTCTTAGAGACGCGAGTAATGGAGAGAAGAGGAATGGAGACCTGTGCAATGGAGACCAGAGGAATGGAAGCTCGAGGCATGGATGGAAGAGGAATGGAGATAAGGGGCCCTGGCCCCAGTTCCAGAGGCCCGATGACTGGTGGAATTCAGGGTCCTGGGCCCATTAATGTGGGGGCGGGTGGTCCTCAGGGACCCAGACAGGTTGCAGGCATTGCAGGGGTGGGAAATCCTGGAGCGGGCATGCAGGGGACAGGCATACAAGGAACAGGCATGCAGGGGGCAGGCATACAAGGAACGGGCATGCAGGGAGCGGGCATACAAGGAACAGGCATTCAGGGGGCGGGCATGCAAGGAGTGGGCATGCAGGGGGCAGGTAAGCAAGGTGGCGGCGGTCAGCCTAGCAGTTTTAGTCCTGGGCAGAGCCAGGTGACTCCGCAGGATCAAGAGAAGGCGGCTCTGATCATGCAGGTTCTGCAGCTGACCGCTGACCAGATCGCCATGCTGCCCCCTGAGCAAAGGCAGAGcatcctcattttaaaagaacaaattcagAAATCTACTGGAGCTTCCTAA